The Panicum hallii strain FIL2 chromosome 9, PHallii_v3.1, whole genome shotgun sequence genome has a window encoding:
- the LOC112877206 gene encoding uncharacterized protein LOC112877206, whose product MLASSTSSTEQAHPRQSALRRGTRIVARRGRRRPGMYMHGRAPLKGSTNASHCVGEWRGSRRERTTTSSVPAPAARPARGTRAGQGHVTPTLAPSTCSMDCLAAPAWPPRRSPSSSALRRRARGQGPGSWHDDSKRPLPVARRPDPTRLSRRRSKLNWLPRGTPRRSSDLGSYIGSFTVNFILPVDICCCTALEFLRGNDFLFCRL is encoded by the exons ATGTTGGCCTCCAGTACCAGCAGCACCGAGCAAGCTCACCCTCGGCAGTCGGCATTGCGCCGCGGCACACGAATCGTGGCCCGCCGCGGACGCCGGCGGCCCGGGATGTACATGCACGGGCGCGCGCCGCTGAAGGGGAGCACGAACGCCTCGCACTGCGTGGGGGAGTGGAGGGGGAGCAGGCGGGAACGGACGACAACCAGCTCCGTGCCtgcgcccgccgcccggcccgcgCGAGGGACACGAGCGGGCCAAGGGCATGTCACGCCCACCCTGGCGCCCTCAACGTGTTCGATGGATTGCCTCGCCGCGCCTGCCTGGCCACCTCGccgctccccctcctcctcggctctgcggcgccgcgcgcggggaCAAGGACCGGGATCGTGGCACGATGACAGCAAGCGGCCGTTGCCGGTGGCCCGTCGACCCGACCCTACCCGACTATCAAGGCGGCGGTCGAAGCTCAACTGGCTGCCGCGTGGGACTCCCCGGCGTTCGTCTGACCTG GGGTCTTATATTGGTAGCTTTACTGTAAATTTCATCTTACCAGTAGATATATGTTGTTG CACTGCACTGGAATTCCTTAGGGGCAATGATTTTTTGTTCTGTAGACTGTAA